Proteins co-encoded in one Bacillus paramycoides genomic window:
- a CDS encoding sigma-54 interaction domain-containing protein — MVAEKERVLMDLQDVFEYAFDEIFVTDEKGIVVRVNSTCERHYQLVAKELVGKHVKELQKDGIFYPSATLEVIEKKRPIELVQTTKSGEYLHVRTRPVFDDEGNLRRVISYSRDLTELYQLRQKVEEMDNQLKTYKKELRETYEHEGLIFKSSAMQKIVETIKKVSVVDSTVLVLGETGVGKSRLVRHLHEVSNRKNESFYEINCAALPTNLIESELFGYSGGSFTGANREGKKGLLESAHKGTLFLDEIGEMPLEIQAKLLQVLQEKTFRPIGGRELKKVDVRIVAATNRDLSMMVKQGTFRKDLYYRLNVIPIVIPPLRERTEDILPLIYHYLQHFNEKYGRNVKLAPSTLQMFVGYPWEGNNREIENVIERIVITADDIVTIEDLPIAMQESTVEQSGQSLYKMLEEVERNIILKAYKTYGSSYKVAEFLKISQSAATRKIKKLIEEEENIG; from the coding sequence ATGGTTGCAGAAAAGGAACGAGTGTTAATGGATTTACAAGATGTATTTGAATATGCGTTTGACGAAATTTTTGTGACTGACGAAAAGGGAATCGTTGTGCGTGTAAATAGTACATGTGAAAGGCACTATCAATTAGTTGCGAAGGAGTTAGTAGGTAAGCATGTAAAAGAGTTGCAGAAGGATGGGATCTTTTATCCATCGGCAACGTTAGAAGTAATTGAAAAAAAGAGACCGATTGAACTCGTTCAAACGACAAAATCAGGAGAGTATTTACACGTTCGTACAAGGCCTGTTTTTGATGATGAGGGAAATTTAAGAAGAGTAATTAGTTATTCTCGTGATCTTACGGAGCTCTACCAATTACGTCAAAAGGTAGAGGAAATGGATAATCAGTTAAAAACATATAAAAAAGAATTAAGAGAAACATATGAACATGAAGGACTTATTTTTAAAAGTAGCGCTATGCAAAAAATAGTCGAGACAATTAAGAAAGTATCTGTGGTAGATAGTACTGTTCTCGTTTTAGGTGAAACAGGAGTAGGGAAGAGTCGATTGGTACGCCATTTACATGAAGTGAGTAACCGGAAGAATGAAAGTTTCTATGAAATTAACTGTGCGGCATTGCCAACAAATTTAATTGAATCAGAGCTTTTTGGATACTCAGGTGGATCTTTTACAGGTGCGAACCGTGAAGGGAAAAAGGGACTATTAGAATCAGCGCATAAAGGAACGCTATTCTTAGATGAAATTGGCGAAATGCCGCTTGAAATTCAAGCGAAGCTTTTGCAAGTGTTGCAAGAAAAAACGTTTCGCCCTATAGGTGGAAGAGAATTAAAAAAGGTGGATGTTAGAATTGTAGCGGCAACAAATAGAGATTTAAGTATGATGGTGAAACAAGGAACATTTCGGAAAGATTTATATTATCGTCTGAATGTCATTCCAATTGTAATTCCGCCACTTCGGGAAAGAACAGAAGACATTTTGCCACTCATTTATCATTATTTACAACACTTTAACGAGAAATATGGCCGGAATGTAAAATTAGCACCTAGCACATTACAAATGTTTGTTGGTTACCCGTGGGAAGGAAATAATAGAGAAATTGAAAATGTGATTGAGCGAATTGTTATAACTGCTGATGATATCGTTACGATAGAAGATTTACCAATAGCGATGCAAGAATCAACGGTTGAACAGTCCGGCCAAAGTCTCTATAAAATGTTAGAAGAAGTAGAACGGAATATTATTTTGAAAGCATATAAAACATATGGATCGAGTTATAAAGTAGCGGAGTTTTTAAAAATAAGTCAATCTGCTGCCACTAGGAAAATAAAGAAACTTATAGAGGAGGAAGAAAACATTGGATAA
- a CDS encoding NupC/NupG family nucleoside CNT transporter — MQYVMSIIGILVVLGLCFALSNNKSKINFRAIAIMIGFQILIGWFMFGTKIGQQIIIFIGKVFNKLIKLGTTGVDFLFNGIQRDFVFFLNVLLIIVFFSALLSIFSYLGVLPFIVRVVGGAISKITGLPRVESFHAVNSVFFGSSEALIVIKNDLQHFNKNRMFIICCSAMSSVSASVTASYVMMLDAKYVLAALPLNLFSSLIVCSLLTPVDTKKEDEVIQKFDRTLFGDSFIGAMINGALDGLKVAGIVAALMIAFIGVMEVVNYVISAASGAMGYAVTLQQIFGYILAPFAFLMGIPTQDIIPAGGIMGTKIVLNEFVAILDLKGVASTLSPRTVGIVTVFLISFASISQIGAIVGTIRALSEKQGRVVSKFGWKMLFASTLASILSATIAGLFI, encoded by the coding sequence ATGCAATATGTAATGAGCATTATCGGTATTCTTGTCGTTTTAGGTTTATGTTTTGCTTTGTCAAACAACAAAAGTAAAATCAACTTCCGTGCAATTGCTATTATGATTGGTTTTCAAATTTTAATCGGTTGGTTTATGTTTGGCACAAAGATTGGTCAACAAATCATTATTTTCATTGGTAAAGTTTTCAACAAACTAATTAAACTTGGTACGACAGGTGTCGATTTTCTCTTTAATGGGATTCAAAGAGATTTTGTCTTTTTTTTAAACGTACTATTAATTATCGTATTTTTCTCAGCACTACTTTCTATCTTTAGTTATTTAGGTGTTTTACCATTTATCGTTCGCGTTGTCGGCGGTGCAATCTCAAAAATTACTGGTTTACCACGCGTTGAATCATTCCACGCAGTAAACTCTGTATTCTTCGGTTCAAGTGAAGCGTTAATCGTTATTAAAAATGATTTACAACATTTCAATAAAAACCGTATGTTTATCATTTGTTGTTCTGCAATGAGTTCAGTTTCTGCCTCTGTTACAGCATCATACGTAATGATGTTAGATGCAAAATATGTACTAGCAGCTCTTCCACTAAACTTATTCTCAAGCTTAATCGTTTGTTCGCTATTAACACCAGTTGATACGAAAAAAGAAGATGAAGTGATTCAAAAATTCGATAGAACTTTATTCGGTGACAGCTTTATCGGTGCAATGATTAACGGTGCACTTGACGGTTTAAAAGTAGCTGGTATCGTTGCCGCATTAATGATCGCCTTCATCGGTGTGATGGAAGTTGTAAACTACGTAATTAGTGCCGCTTCAGGTGCAATGGGATATGCTGTTACGTTACAACAAATCTTCGGTTATATACTTGCTCCATTCGCATTCTTAATGGGTATTCCAACTCAAGATATTATCCCAGCTGGTGGTATTATGGGTACGAAGATTGTATTAAACGAGTTTGTAGCAATACTTGATTTAAAAGGTGTTGCATCAACATTATCTCCACGTACAGTTGGAATCGTTACAGTATTCTTAATTAGCTTCGCAAGTATTAGCCAAATTGGTGCAATCGTTGGTACAATTCGTGCCCTTTCTGAAAAACAAGGACGCGTTGTTTCTAAATTTGGTTGGAAAATGCTATTTGCATCAACACTTGCTTCTATTTTATCTGCGACAATCGCTGGATTGTTTATTTAA
- a CDS encoding polysaccharide deacetylase family protein — protein sequence MRKYAAIALCTSTILAGCNTSDVSQEPKKEKKVQGVKKQTETVQEQGKISYQPITHESTNTTIHMTDIKDTLTEVQYKIWRTADGRETSKSLSSKEKEKQFSLPFDIKEFEGKRGEFQIEAIGIKEDGKTIPLTKAAITFEQKVPVLMYHAIDDYHGQGIKDLFVSPANFEAQMKYLKDNGYTLLTFERWGDINKVNKPIFVTFDDGMKNNMNAFHVLQKLKDDTFKPTATEYMIVDNVDVEGSLSTSEIKEMVDSGIFSVQSHTATHADLPKITNYEEELKGSKEKLEKITGKPVIAVAYPFGHVDDKVVAETKKYYQFATTTKPGKFITKGEPDELLKMKRVRIHHTTTVEQFASSIK from the coding sequence ATGAGAAAATATGCAGCAATCGCTTTATGTACATCTACCATTCTAGCAGGCTGTAATACTAGTGATGTAAGCCAGGAACCTAAAAAAGAGAAAAAGGTTCAAGGAGTTAAGAAACAAACAGAAACTGTGCAAGAACAAGGTAAAATTTCTTATCAGCCCATTACACACGAATCTACAAATACTACTATTCATATGACAGATATAAAAGATACTTTAACTGAAGTACAATATAAAATTTGGCGTACTGCTGACGGAAGGGAAACTTCTAAATCTTTATCTTCTAAAGAAAAGGAAAAACAATTTTCACTTCCTTTTGACATAAAAGAATTTGAAGGAAAACGCGGTGAATTTCAAATTGAAGCAATAGGAATAAAAGAAGATGGGAAAACCATCCCACTCACAAAAGCTGCTATTACTTTCGAACAAAAGGTTCCCGTTCTTATGTATCATGCAATCGATGATTATCACGGACAAGGCATTAAAGATTTATTCGTCTCACCTGCTAACTTTGAAGCCCAAATGAAATATTTAAAGGACAACGGCTATACATTACTAACTTTTGAACGTTGGGGTGATATTAATAAAGTAAATAAACCTATCTTTGTTACATTTGATGACGGTATGAAAAATAATATGAATGCATTCCATGTTTTACAAAAGCTAAAAGACGATACGTTTAAGCCCACAGCAACAGAATATATGATTGTTGATAACGTTGATGTAGAAGGATCACTGTCTACTTCTGAAATAAAAGAAATGGTCGATTCCGGCATTTTCTCAGTGCAATCTCATACAGCGACGCATGCAGACTTACCGAAAATTACAAACTATGAAGAGGAACTAAAAGGATCGAAAGAAAAGCTAGAAAAAATAACAGGTAAGCCCGTTATCGCAGTTGCTTATCCATTCGGTCATGTAGATGATAAAGTCGTTGCAGAAACGAAGAAATATTATCAATTTGCGACGACAACAAAACCCGGAAAATTCATTACAAAAGGTGAACCCGATGAATTGTTAAAAATGAAGCGTGTTCGCATACACCATACGACGACCGTAGAACAGTTTGCTTCTTCGATTAAATAA
- a CDS encoding diacylglycerol kinase codes for MMKRARIIYNPTSGRELFKKSLPEVLQKLEQAGYEASCHATTGPGDATVAARQAVERKFDVVIAAGGDGTLNEVVNGLVGHEFRPKFGIIPVGTTNDFARAIGVPRSIEEAADIICEGKTVPLDLGRANDTYFINIAGGGRITELTYEVPSKLKTVLGQLAYYLKGIEMLPSLHPTYVEIEYDGKLLQEEITMFLITNTRSVGGFEKVAPYASINDGLFDLLVLKKGSIADLIKAATQAQRGEHINNPKVLYTQANRIKVHSPDKLMINLDGEYGGDAPMEFENMYHCLELFVPEQQEDAL; via the coding sequence ATGATGAAGCGAGCAAGAATTATTTATAATCCTACTTCTGGGCGTGAGCTATTTAAGAAGAGTTTACCAGAAGTATTACAAAAATTAGAACAAGCTGGATATGAAGCATCTTGTCATGCGACAACGGGTCCTGGAGACGCAACTGTGGCGGCGAGGCAAGCTGTAGAGCGTAAATTTGATGTTGTTATCGCGGCTGGTGGTGACGGCACGTTAAATGAAGTCGTAAACGGTTTAGTTGGGCATGAATTCCGTCCGAAATTTGGAATTATTCCAGTTGGAACGACTAATGACTTTGCACGTGCAATCGGTGTACCTCGTTCTATTGAAGAGGCAGCAGATATAATTTGTGAAGGAAAAACTGTACCATTAGACCTTGGTAGAGCAAACGATACATATTTTATTAATATCGCTGGTGGCGGTCGTATTACAGAATTAACATATGAAGTACCGAGTAAGCTAAAGACAGTATTAGGACAACTTGCTTATTATTTAAAAGGTATCGAAATGTTACCATCATTACATCCAACATATGTTGAAATTGAGTATGATGGAAAATTACTACAAGAAGAAATTACGATGTTTTTAATTACGAATACTCGTTCAGTGGGCGGCTTTGAAAAGGTAGCACCATATGCATCAATTAACGATGGCTTATTCGATTTATTAGTGCTGAAAAAAGGTTCTATCGCTGACTTAATTAAGGCAGCAACACAAGCGCAGCGTGGTGAACATATTAATAATCCAAAAGTGCTATACACACAAGCAAATCGAATTAAAGTACATTCACCAGATAAACTAATGATTAATTTAGATGGTGAATACGGTGGAGACGCACCGATGGAATTCGAAAATATGTATCATTGTCTTGAACTATTTGTTCCTGAACAACAAGAGGATGCCCTGTAA
- a CDS encoding DMT family transporter, translating to MVYWLLLLVTIIFEVAGTIAMKLSNGLTKLIPSVLIFVFYGICFSVFAIVVKKIHLSIAYAIWSGVGTLLITIISVYFFKEHISLFQAFCILFIVLGVIGLKVSSAS from the coding sequence ATGGTATATTGGCTATTATTACTCGTAACAATTATTTTTGAAGTAGCAGGAACAATTGCGATGAAGTTATCAAATGGTTTAACAAAGCTTATTCCAAGTGTACTTATTTTCGTATTTTATGGAATTTGTTTCAGTGTATTTGCTATCGTTGTAAAAAAAATTCATTTAAGTATCGCTTATGCTATTTGGTCTGGGGTAGGAACATTACTTATTACAATCATTAGCGTGTATTTCTTTAAAGAGCACATTAGCTTATTCCAAGCGTTTTGTATTCTCTTTATCGTTTTAGGCGTAATTGGACTTAAGGTTTCATCGGCATCATAA
- a CDS encoding HAD family hydrolase, with the protein MEKVKAILFDKDGTLMDFHSIWIKVAEELVAECINLYELPKLMQSTLLKEIGVDGAFVNPLSAIAAGTSLDVAKGLCKHITSCKEEEMHEWVSEKLFSLMYEHRSYMKMTADLPRILQGLKDRGFILGVVTADDFAPTELFLKQYQLDSFFDCVVASDTFPAQKPDKRIIESFCERFHLEACEVAVVGDTPTDLYLARNGGDCYAIGVLSGTGDRQTLEPLADLVVQSVGDFISHSGEFIWEQGKSSV; encoded by the coding sequence ATGGAGAAGGTAAAAGCAATACTATTTGATAAAGATGGGACGTTAATGGATTTTCATTCAATTTGGATAAAAGTAGCTGAAGAACTTGTGGCGGAATGTATAAATTTATATGAACTACCAAAGTTAATGCAGTCTACTTTATTAAAAGAAATCGGCGTGGATGGGGCATTTGTGAACCCTCTTAGCGCAATAGCGGCAGGAACAAGCCTTGATGTTGCAAAGGGGCTTTGTAAGCATATTACGTCATGTAAGGAAGAGGAAATGCATGAGTGGGTAAGTGAAAAATTATTTTCTCTTATGTACGAGCATCGTTCCTATATGAAAATGACGGCGGATTTACCGAGGATTTTACAAGGTTTAAAGGATAGAGGATTTATTTTAGGTGTTGTGACAGCTGATGATTTCGCACCGACAGAATTATTTTTAAAACAGTATCAATTAGATTCTTTTTTTGATTGTGTTGTAGCTTCAGATACGTTTCCAGCACAAAAGCCGGATAAAAGAATTATAGAATCTTTTTGTGAGAGGTTTCATTTAGAAGCATGTGAGGTGGCAGTCGTTGGGGATACACCAACTGATTTATATTTAGCGAGAAATGGCGGCGATTGCTATGCAATTGGAGTACTATCTGGTACAGGGGATCGTCAAACGTTAGAACCACTTGCGGATTTAGTCGTACAATCTGTTGGAGATTTCATTTCTCATTCGGGTGAGTTTATTTGGGAACAAGGAAAGTCTAGTGTGTAA
- the gabT gene encoding 4-aminobutyrate--2-oxoglutarate transaminase encodes MNTKKFAKVNEQIPGPKASSLLERRQNIVPKGVSNGIPTFVQSANGALVTDVDGNKYIDFAGAIGTINVGHCHPAVKEALHKQVDQYIHTGFNVMMYEPYIELAEKLAALAPGSFDKQVLFLNSGAEAVENAVKIARKYTKRPGIIAFSKGFHGRTLMTMTMTSKVKPYKFGFGPFAPEVYKAPFPYEYRRPEGLTEEQYDDFMIEEFKNFFISEVAPETIAAVVMEPVQGEGGFIVPSKKFVQAVRNICSEHGILFVADEIQTGFSRTGKYFAIDHYDVVPDLITVSKSLGAGVPISGVIGRKEIMNESAPGELGGTYAGSPLGCAAALAVLDVIEKENLNDRAIELGKVVMNRFEEMKNKYNCIGDVRGLGAMCAFELVQDRKTKAPDKTLTANLCAEANKRGLLLLSAGTYGNVIRVLMPLVITDEQLEEGLTIIEESLQVCYEKANTARV; translated from the coding sequence ATGAACACAAAAAAATTTGCTAAAGTAAATGAACAAATTCCTGGACCGAAAGCATCGTCTTTATTAGAACGCCGCCAAAATATAGTACCAAAAGGAGTAAGTAACGGCATCCCAACGTTTGTACAATCTGCAAATGGTGCTCTTGTAACAGATGTTGATGGTAATAAGTACATTGATTTCGCAGGAGCAATCGGAACAATTAATGTAGGGCATTGTCATCCAGCTGTTAAAGAAGCGCTTCATAAACAAGTAGATCAATATATTCATACTGGATTTAATGTCATGATGTATGAGCCATATATTGAATTAGCAGAAAAACTTGCGGCATTAGCGCCAGGAAGTTTTGATAAGCAAGTACTATTTTTAAATAGTGGTGCCGAAGCGGTTGAGAACGCGGTGAAAATCGCTCGTAAATATACAAAAAGACCTGGTATTATCGCATTTTCTAAAGGTTTCCACGGACGTACATTAATGACAATGACTATGACAAGTAAAGTAAAACCATATAAATTTGGATTTGGCCCATTTGCTCCAGAAGTATATAAAGCGCCATTCCCGTATGAATATCGTCGCCCAGAAGGACTAACTGAAGAGCAGTACGATGACTTTATGATTGAAGAGTTTAAGAATTTCTTCATATCAGAAGTAGCACCAGAAACAATAGCAGCCGTTGTCATGGAACCTGTTCAAGGGGAAGGCGGATTTATCGTACCAAGTAAGAAGTTTGTGCAAGCAGTACGCAATATTTGTTCAGAACACGGCATCTTATTTGTAGCGGATGAAATTCAAACAGGATTTAGCCGTACAGGAAAGTATTTTGCTATTGATCATTATGATGTCGTTCCAGATTTAATTACGGTATCTAAATCATTAGGCGCTGGTGTACCGATTAGTGGTGTTATTGGGCGCAAAGAAATTATGAATGAGTCTGCACCGGGAGAGCTTGGCGGAACGTATGCGGGAAGCCCACTAGGGTGTGCGGCAGCATTAGCAGTACTGGATGTCATAGAAAAAGAGAATTTAAATGATAGAGCGATAGAATTAGGAAAAGTCGTAATGAACCGATTCGAAGAGATGAAAAATAAATATAATTGCATTGGTGATGTGCGTGGTTTAGGAGCAATGTGTGCATTCGAGCTCGTTCAAGACCGTAAGACGAAAGCACCTGATAAAACATTAACAGCTAATTTGTGTGCAGAAGCAAACAAACGCGGATTACTTCTACTATCAGCAGGAACATACGGTAATGTTATTCGTGTGTTAATGCCATTAGTGATTACAGATGAGCAACTTGAAGAAGGATTAACAATCATTGAAGAATCATTGCAAGTATGCTATGAGAAAGCAAATACTGCTCGTGTTTAA
- a CDS encoding aminopeptidase, with product MSFEQTLEKYAALAVNVGVNIQPGQTLSISAPLEAVQFVRLVTEKAYKSGAKHVYVDWNDETLTRLKFDLAPEEAFAEFPSWKANAREELAKEGAAFMSIYAENPDLLKGVEPTRIATAHKVAGEAMKVYRDYVQADKVSWCVISVPTKEWAAKVFPDVAPEEQEAKLWDAIFKATRADLENPVEAWKEHDKTLHTKVDYLNEKHYKALHYTGPGTDLTIELPEKHVWAGAGSLNEKNVPFMANIPTEEVFTMPLKTGVNGQVSSTKPLAFAGNIIDNFTLTFENGRIVDYKAETGEEALKHLIETDEGSHFLGEVALVPHDSPISNTNILFYNTLFDENASCHLAIGSAYAFNLVGGKTMSKEELAENGANNSITHNDFMIGSAELDIDGITADGRHEPIFRKGNWAF from the coding sequence ATGTCATTTGAACAAACGTTAGAGAAATATGCTGCCCTTGCAGTCAATGTTGGTGTTAATATTCAACCAGGACAAACATTATCAATTAGCGCACCTCTTGAAGCTGTACAATTTGTACGCCTCGTTACAGAAAAAGCATATAAATCTGGTGCAAAACACGTATATGTGGATTGGAATGATGAGACGTTAACACGCTTAAAGTTCGATCTAGCTCCTGAAGAAGCATTCGCTGAGTTCCCATCTTGGAAAGCAAACGCTCGTGAAGAATTAGCAAAAGAAGGCGCTGCATTTATGTCTATTTATGCAGAAAACCCTGATTTATTAAAAGGTGTAGAACCAACGCGTATCGCAACAGCTCATAAAGTAGCTGGTGAAGCAATGAAAGTATACCGTGATTACGTACAAGCTGATAAAGTAAGCTGGTGTGTCATTTCTGTTCCTACGAAAGAATGGGCTGCGAAAGTATTCCCTGACGTTGCACCAGAAGAACAAGAAGCAAAACTATGGGATGCTATTTTCAAAGCTACTCGTGCTGATTTAGAAAATCCTGTGGAAGCATGGAAAGAACACGATAAAACGTTACATACAAAAGTTGATTACTTAAACGAAAAGCATTATAAAGCTCTTCACTATACAGGTCCTGGAACAGATTTAACAATCGAACTTCCAGAAAAGCATGTATGGGCTGGTGCTGGTAGCTTAAATGAAAAGAATGTACCATTTATGGCGAACATTCCAACTGAGGAAGTATTTACAATGCCGCTTAAAACAGGTGTAAACGGCCAAGTATCTAGCACAAAACCGTTAGCATTTGCAGGTAACATTATCGATAACTTCACGTTAACATTTGAGAACGGACGTATCGTAGATTATAAAGCTGAAACTGGTGAAGAGGCTTTAAAACATTTAATAGAAACAGATGAAGGCTCTCACTTCCTAGGAGAAGTAGCTTTAGTACCTCATGACTCACCAATTTCAAACACAAATATTTTATTCTATAATACGTTATTTGATGAAAACGCATCTTGCCACCTTGCAATTGGAAGTGCTTATGCTTTCAACTTAGTTGGTGGAAAAACAATGTCTAAAGAAGAACTTGCCGAAAACGGGGCAAACAATAGTATTACACATAACGACTTCATGATTGGATCAGCTGAGCTTGATATCGATGGTATTACAGCTGACGGAAGACATGAACCAATCTTCCGTAAAGGTAACTGGGCATTTTAA
- the gabD gene encoding NADP-dependent succinate-semialdehyde dehydrogenase, translating into MDKKATFVNVEKKAMYINGEWITLQEQIEVNNPATKEIFATVPKGGVTEAKQAVDAAHEAFKSWSKLTAADRAMKLKKWFTLIDENKEEIAAIMTREQGKPFAEALGEVNYANSFVEWYAEEGKRVYGEMIPASHPNKRILVMKQPVGVMAAITPWNFPAAMITRKVAPALAAGCTVVVKPASQTPLTALKLAELAHEADIPKGVINIVTGSAKAIADTWMEDGRVRKVSFTGSTEIGKELMASAAKTIKKVSLELGGHAPFIVMNDADLDKAVEAVIGSKFRNAGQTCICTNRVFVQEEVYEVFAEKFQKAVGQLKVGDGFGDGTTVGPLIDENAVSKVQEHIEDAIQKGGTVLYGGQKVTELDGHFMQPTVIGLANDKMLCMNEETFGPVAPVAKFKTVDEVIERANHTPYGLAAYIFTKDISQAFQISEALEYGIIGLNDGLPSVAQAPFGGFKESGIGREGGHFGIEEYLEIKYISLGL; encoded by the coding sequence TTGGATAAAAAAGCGACGTTTGTAAATGTAGAGAAAAAGGCGATGTATATAAATGGTGAGTGGATTACATTGCAAGAACAAATCGAAGTAAATAATCCAGCAACGAAAGAAATATTTGCGACGGTGCCAAAGGGCGGGGTAACAGAGGCAAAGCAAGCTGTTGATGCTGCCCATGAAGCTTTTAAATCATGGTCTAAGTTAACAGCAGCAGACCGTGCAATGAAGTTAAAAAAATGGTTCACACTTATTGATGAAAATAAAGAAGAGATTGCAGCGATCATGACGAGAGAACAAGGAAAGCCATTTGCAGAAGCGCTTGGTGAAGTGAATTATGCAAATAGCTTTGTTGAATGGTATGCAGAAGAAGGAAAACGCGTATACGGTGAAATGATTCCTGCTTCTCATCCGAATAAACGTATTTTAGTTATGAAGCAACCTGTTGGGGTTATGGCAGCTATTACGCCTTGGAACTTCCCGGCCGCTATGATTACGAGAAAGGTAGCTCCGGCGCTTGCAGCAGGATGTACAGTGGTTGTAAAACCTGCAAGTCAAACGCCGTTAACTGCGCTAAAATTAGCTGAATTAGCTCATGAAGCAGACATTCCAAAAGGCGTAATAAATATTGTAACAGGTAGTGCGAAAGCAATTGCTGATACGTGGATGGAAGATGGACGTGTTCGAAAAGTTTCCTTTACAGGATCAACTGAGATTGGGAAAGAATTAATGGCCAGTGCTGCAAAAACGATAAAAAAGGTTTCACTTGAGTTAGGTGGTCACGCACCGTTTATTGTTATGAACGATGCGGACTTAGATAAAGCGGTAGAGGCGGTAATCGGTTCGAAATTCCGTAACGCAGGACAAACGTGTATATGTACAAACCGAGTATTTGTTCAGGAAGAAGTTTACGAAGTATTCGCAGAGAAGTTTCAAAAGGCAGTAGGGCAGTTGAAAGTAGGAGACGGTTTCGGTGATGGAACGACTGTAGGACCACTTATTGACGAGAATGCAGTTTCGAAAGTACAGGAACATATTGAAGATGCTATTCAAAAGGGTGGAACAGTTTTATATGGTGGCCAAAAGGTTACAGAGCTAGATGGACACTTTATGCAACCAACTGTAATTGGGTTGGCGAACGATAAGATGCTTTGTATGAATGAAGAAACATTCGGACCAGTGGCACCAGTTGCGAAATTTAAAACGGTTGACGAAGTAATTGAACGTGCAAATCATACACCATATGGCTTGGCTGCTTATATTTTCACAAAAGATATTAGTCAAGCATTCCAAATTAGCGAAGCGTTAGAGTACGGTATTATCGGATTAAATGATGGACTTCCATCAGTTGCACAAGCACCGTTTGGTGGCTTTAAAGAAAGTGGTATTGGACGTGAAGGAGGACATTTCGGTATCGAGGAATATTTAGAAATTAAATATATTTCATTAGGACTATAA